A DNA window from Roseofilum capinflatum BLCC-M114 contains the following coding sequences:
- the cphA gene encoding cyanophycin synthetase translates to MKILRTLTLRGPNYWSIRRTQLVILRLDLEDLAERPSNTISGFYEGLTQVLPSLVEHYCSPGCRGGFLKRVQEGTYMGHIVEHVALELQTLAGMTVGFGRTRETADSGVYQVVFEYLDEKAGRYAGRAAVRLCQSIVETGRYPLSELEQDLQDLRELWADAALGPSTDVLVKEAEARNIPWMKLNARFMIQLGYGAYQKRIQATLSNLTGILGVELACDKEGTKKILRDAGIPVPRGTVIEYLDELEDAIDEVGGYPLVLKPLDGNHGRGITINVKSYEEAELAYDDASSASKTRRVIVERYYEGNDHRVLVVNGKVVAVAERVPAHVVGDGKSTIGELIEETNRDPNRGQGHDNVLTRIEIDRNSMNLLERQGYTLDSVPRKDEMCMLRATANLSTGGVAIDRTDEIHPENIWLAERVVKSIGLDIAGIDIVTSDISRPLRETDSVIVEVNAAPGFRMHAAPSYGLPRNIAAPVMDMLFPPDTPSRVPIFALTGTNGKTTTTRLTAHIMKQTGKVVGYTTTDGTYIGDYLVEPGDNTGPQSAELILKDPTVEIAVLETARGGILRSGLAFDRSDVGVVLNVAADHLGLGDINTIEQMAQVKAVVAETVKPDGYAVLNADDPLVCAMADRLKCKIAYFAMESDNQVVKRHTEKGGIAAIYDDGDLLILKGEWKMRIAKAVDIPMTMKGMAPFMIANALAASLAAFVQGVSLDQIRAALDTFEASSSQTPGRMNLFEIKDYSALIDYAHNAHSYKALGEFVKNWPGERIGVVGGPGDRRDEDFILLGELSAEIFDRIIIKEDDDTRGRPRGDAADLIAKGLENSDRQCKYEVILDETDAINTALDSAPKEGLVVILPESVSRAIGLIESRLPSKD, encoded by the coding sequence ATGAAAATCCTCAGAACCCTAACCTTACGTGGCCCTAATTACTGGAGTATTCGCCGAACCCAATTGGTGATCCTACGCCTAGATTTAGAAGACCTCGCTGAAAGACCCTCAAACACAATTTCCGGTTTCTATGAAGGACTCACCCAAGTCTTACCCAGTTTAGTCGAACATTATTGTTCCCCAGGATGTCGGGGAGGATTCCTCAAACGAGTTCAAGAAGGCACATACATGGGCCATATTGTCGAGCATGTAGCCCTAGAACTGCAAACCCTGGCTGGAATGACCGTTGGCTTTGGTCGTACCCGTGAAACCGCCGATTCAGGTGTTTATCAAGTTGTTTTTGAATACCTGGATGAAAAAGCGGGTCGATATGCCGGTAGAGCTGCCGTCCGCTTGTGCCAAAGCATTGTAGAAACCGGTCGTTATCCCCTCTCGGAATTAGAACAAGATTTACAAGACTTACGAGAACTGTGGGCAGATGCAGCCCTAGGCCCCTCCACCGATGTCCTGGTTAAAGAAGCCGAAGCCCGTAACATTCCTTGGATGAAACTCAATGCCCGATTCATGATTCAATTGGGCTATGGAGCGTATCAAAAACGGATTCAAGCGACCCTGAGTAATCTCACCGGAATTTTGGGCGTAGAACTAGCCTGCGACAAAGAAGGAACCAAAAAAATTCTTCGGGATGCCGGAATTCCCGTCCCCAGAGGAACGGTGATTGAATACCTGGATGAACTCGAAGATGCCATTGATGAAGTCGGGGGCTATCCCTTGGTGCTTAAACCCCTCGATGGTAACCATGGTCGAGGCATTACCATCAATGTTAAATCCTACGAAGAAGCAGAACTTGCCTACGATGATGCCAGTTCTGCCTCTAAAACCCGTCGGGTGATTGTAGAACGATATTATGAAGGCAATGACCATCGGGTTCTGGTGGTTAATGGTAAAGTCGTGGCAGTAGCTGAACGAGTGCCGGCCCATGTGGTGGGTGATGGAAAATCAACCATTGGCGAATTAATCGAAGAAACCAACCGAGACCCGAACCGAGGCCAAGGCCATGATAATGTCCTGACTCGGATTGAAATTGACCGCAACAGCATGAACTTGCTAGAGCGTCAAGGCTATACCCTCGACAGTGTGCCCAGAAAAGATGAAATGTGTATGCTCCGGGCAACGGCTAACCTTAGTACAGGCGGAGTCGCCATTGACCGCACGGATGAAATTCATCCCGAAAATATTTGGTTAGCGGAACGGGTGGTGAAAAGTATTGGCCTGGATATCGCAGGGATTGATATTGTTACCTCTGATATTAGCCGGCCCCTGCGGGAAACCGATAGCGTGATTGTAGAAGTGAATGCGGCCCCTGGCTTTAGAATGCACGCAGCGCCAAGCTATGGACTACCCCGGAATATAGCGGCTCCGGTGATGGATATGCTCTTTCCCCCAGATACTCCATCCCGCGTGCCCATTTTTGCTCTGACGGGTACAAATGGTAAAACCACGACCACTCGTCTGACCGCCCATATCATGAAGCAAACGGGTAAAGTGGTGGGATATACGACTACGGACGGCACGTACATTGGCGATTATTTGGTGGAACCTGGGGATAATACGGGGCCGCAAAGTGCGGAATTGATTCTTAAAGACCCGACGGTAGAAATTGCTGTGCTAGAAACGGCTCGTGGGGGAATCTTGCGAAGTGGACTGGCGTTCGATCGCTCGGATGTGGGAGTCGTGCTAAATGTGGCGGCTGACCATTTAGGACTCGGAGATATCAATACCATTGAACAAATGGCCCAGGTCAAAGCTGTGGTGGCCGAAACGGTGAAACCGGATGGCTATGCGGTGCTGAATGCGGATGATCCCCTGGTTTGTGCTATGGCAGACCGATTGAAATGCAAGATTGCCTATTTTGCCATGGAATCGGATAACCAGGTGGTGAAACGACATACGGAAAAAGGCGGTATCGCGGCAATTTATGATGATGGCGATTTACTGATCCTCAAAGGAGAATGGAAAATGAGGATCGCTAAAGCGGTGGATATCCCGATGACGATGAAGGGGATGGCTCCGTTTATGATTGCTAATGCCTTAGCTGCTAGTTTGGCCGCGTTTGTTCAGGGGGTGAGTCTGGATCAGATTCGGGCTGCCTTAGATACGTTTGAGGCTTCATCGAGTCAAACCCCAGGACGGATGAATTTATTTGAGATTAAAGACTATAGCGCTTTGATCGATTATGCCCATAATGCCCATAGTTATAAGGCGTTAGGGGAATTTGTGAAAAATTGGCCGGGAGAGCGCATTGGTGTGGTCGGTGGCCCTGGAGACCGTCGGGATGAGGATTTCATTCTTCTGGGCGAGCTGTCGGCGGAGATATTTGACCGCATTATTATCAAAGAGGATGATGATACCCGCGGCCGGCCTCGCGGAGATGCGGCGGATTTAATTGCTAAGGGACTTGAAAATAGCGATCGCCAGTGCAAGTATGAGGTAATTCTCGATGAAACCGATGCCATTAACACAGCTCTAGATTCGGCTCCCAAGGAGGGCTTGGTGGTGATTTTGCCTGAAAGTGTCTCACGGGCAATTGGCTTAATTGAAAGCCGCTTACCCTCTAAAGATTAG
- a CDS encoding cyanophycinase, with product MCKVSSMLKFQSQPQSPQAPRSTKTSIMIIGGAEDKIHGREILQTFFNRSGAKEAKLGIIPSASREPLLVGDRYRSIFGDMGAKDIMVFDIRDRESASASQWQTFLDECTGVFMTGGDQLRLCGLLADTPVMETVRQKAQAGEITLAGTSAGAAVMGEYMIAGGGSGESPNRSLVDVTTGLAIVPQLLVDQHFHNRNRMARLISAISAYSDRIGIGIDEDTCVIVEGDGLLSIIGKGTVTIVDPGDLLFNNEHTVGATDPLSVCNLKVHILCHGGRYNMHSREIIIDPGQTGNLQISS from the coding sequence ATGTGTAAAGTCAGTTCCATGTTAAAGTTTCAATCCCAACCCCAATCGCCACAGGCTCCTCGATCGACCAAAACCTCGATTATGATCATTGGCGGAGCAGAAGACAAAATTCATGGTCGAGAAATCCTGCAAACTTTTTTCAACCGCTCTGGAGCGAAAGAGGCCAAACTAGGGATTATTCCCTCAGCCTCTCGTGAACCCTTGCTAGTGGGCGATCGCTACCGCAGCATTTTTGGCGACATGGGCGCTAAAGATATCATGGTCTTTGACATTCGAGACCGCGAAAGTGCTAGCGCTTCCCAATGGCAAACCTTCCTTGATGAGTGTACAGGAGTGTTCATGACCGGAGGAGATCAACTGCGTTTATGTGGACTACTGGCCGATACCCCAGTGATGGAAACCGTGCGCCAAAAAGCCCAAGCCGGTGAAATCACCCTGGCCGGAACCAGCGCCGGGGCCGCTGTTATGGGAGAATATATGATCGCTGGTGGCGGTAGTGGGGAATCTCCGAATCGTTCCCTTGTGGATGTAACGACAGGATTGGCGATCGTGCCCCAACTGCTCGTCGATCAACACTTCCATAATCGGAATCGTATGGCCCGCCTAATCAGCGCCATATCTGCCTACTCAGACCGCATCGGCATCGGTATAGACGAAGATACCTGCGTCATTGTCGAAGGCGATGGCCTCTTATCCATCATTGGCAAAGGAACTGTCACCATTGTCGATCCCGGCGATCTCCTCTTCAACAACGAACACACCGTTGGCGCAACCGATCCCCTAAGTGTCTGTAACCTCAAAGTTCATATTCTTTGTCATGGAGGACGCTACAATATGCACTCAAGAGAAATTATTATCGATCCAGGTCAAACCGGAAACTTACAAATATCGAGTTAA
- the trmD gene encoding tRNA (guanosine(37)-N1)-methyltransferase TrmD has product MRFDLITLFPDFFTSPLSSGLLGKALAKNIAQVYLTNPRDFTTDKHHKVDDEPYGGGVGMVIKPEPIFSAVESLPVLPHREVLLMTPQGEPLEQGLFKTWAREYDQLVMICGHYEGVDERVVSLVTREVSLGDFVLTGGEIPALTLLNGVIRLLPGTVGKEESLKAESFEEGLLDYPHYTRPAEFRGQRVPDVLLSGDHGKIAQWRYEQQVERTKQRRPDLYEAWLEQGKIEK; this is encoded by the coding sequence TTGCGATTCGATCTCATTACACTGTTTCCTGATTTTTTCACGTCCCCCCTGAGTTCAGGATTGTTGGGCAAGGCCCTTGCCAAAAACATTGCTCAGGTTTATTTGACCAATCCTCGCGATTTTACCACTGATAAGCACCATAAGGTAGATGATGAGCCTTATGGGGGTGGGGTGGGGATGGTGATTAAGCCGGAACCGATTTTTTCCGCAGTGGAATCGTTACCAGTGCTTCCTCACCGGGAGGTGCTGTTGATGACTCCCCAGGGAGAGCCTCTAGAACAGGGATTATTCAAAACTTGGGCGAGGGAGTATGACCAGTTGGTGATGATTTGCGGCCATTATGAGGGGGTGGATGAGCGGGTGGTGAGTCTGGTGACTCGTGAGGTGTCTTTGGGGGATTTTGTGCTGACGGGGGGGGAAATTCCGGCTCTGACGCTGCTGAATGGGGTCATTCGCCTGTTACCGGGGACAGTAGGAAAGGAGGAGTCTTTGAAGGCGGAGAGTTTTGAGGAGGGTTTGTTGGATTATCCTCACTATACGCGCCCGGCTGAGTTTCGCGGGCAGAGGGTTCCGGATGTGTTGCTCTCTGGGGATCATGGCAAAATTGCTCAGTGGCGTTATGAGCAGCAGGTGGAGCGGACGAAGCAGCGACGACCGGATTTATATGAGGCGTGGTTGGAGCAAGGAAAAATTGAAAAGTGA
- a CDS encoding Uma2 family endonuclease, with protein sequence MALPKDGHRYEIVNGELIDMGNSGALHGNIPIILSSALFAVVNAQKLGALFDSSTAFKMKNGNRRSPDISFFAKERLQGMSELPSGFLEGAPDLVVEVLSPGNTVEEMHDKLVEYFENGTRLAWIIHPSEHYVLVYRSAQEPDRLLKSIDALDGEEVIPGFTLPVADLFQKLSF encoded by the coding sequence ATGGCACTGCCCAAGGACGGACACCGCTATGAAATCGTAAATGGAGAGTTGATCGACATGGGAAATTCAGGCGCATTACATGGCAATATTCCTATTATTCTAAGCTCCGCTCTTTTTGCAGTAGTGAATGCCCAGAAACTAGGAGCTTTGTTTGACTCCAGCACTGCCTTCAAAATGAAAAATGGGAATAGACGCTCTCCTGATATTTCCTTCTTTGCTAAAGAGCGTTTGCAAGGAATGAGTGAACTCCCCTCCGGATTTTTGGAGGGTGCGCCCGATCTTGTCGTTGAAGTCCTATCTCCTGGCAACACCGTTGAAGAAATGCACGACAAACTGGTGGAGTATTTTGAGAATGGTACTCGTCTAGCCTGGATTATTCACCCTAGCGAACATTATGTCTTGGTTTATCGCTCTGCCCAAGAACCCGATCGCCTGCTAAAATCTATTGACGCTTTAGACGGTGAAGAAGTAATTCCTGGCTTTACCTTACCCGTGGCCGATCTATTCCAAAAGCTTTCATTCTAA
- a CDS encoding Uma2 family endonuclease encodes MRSPLPLLTIEDYLHHEDHSPIRHEYLGGHIFAMAGSSEEHNLIAGNLLAWLRPHLRGSDCRVFMSDMKVKIQDHIFYYPDLLVTCNRTDNQRYFKTQPNLIIEILSQSTESLDRREKLTNYQKLESLKEYVLVSQDKIQIEIYRQDTPGNWTVQILDADTELTLESVGLTLTMAQIYEDVFNLA; translated from the coding sequence ATGCGATCGCCCCTACCCCTACTCACCATCGAAGACTATCTACACCACGAAGACCACAGCCCCATTCGCCATGAATACCTGGGTGGCCATATCTTTGCCATGGCAGGTTCAAGTGAAGAACACAATCTCATTGCTGGGAATCTTCTGGCCTGGCTGCGTCCCCATCTACGAGGCAGTGACTGTCGGGTATTTATGTCCGACATGAAAGTTAAAATTCAAGACCATATTTTTTATTATCCCGACTTGCTCGTAACCTGCAACCGGACAGACAATCAGCGATACTTCAAAACTCAGCCCAACCTGATCATTGAAATCCTTTCCCAAAGTACAGAAAGCCTCGACCGACGAGAAAAACTCACCAACTATCAAAAACTAGAAAGCCTAAAAGAATACGTTCTCGTCTCCCAAGATAAAATTCAAATTGAAATCTATCGCCAAGATACTCCTGGCAATTGGACAGTACAAATCTTAGACGCAGACACTGAATTAACCTTAGAATCAGTGGGACTAACCCTCACCATGGCCCAAATCTACGAAGATGTCTTCAATCTGGCATAA